The following are encoded together in the Nitrospiraceae bacterium genome:
- a CDS encoding carbonic anhydrase, giving the protein MDPYVKLLLSNEAWVMEKLALRRDFFQRAVHGQKPRFLWIGCSDSRVPPGEITGSEPGELFVHRNIANQVSESDLSVVSVLQYAVEVLQVEHVIVCGHYHCGGVFHAIHDEEDKGVIGQWLDQVRAIYRSHAGELDCISDSALRFDRMVELNVTTQLRNVARTAIVRKAWEKKQGLHLHGWVYDLRTGKLKELETLDTPDKSSPA; this is encoded by the coding sequence ATGGACCCGTACGTCAAGCTCTTGCTGTCGAACGAAGCGTGGGTGATGGAGAAGCTCGCTCTGCGCCGCGATTTCTTTCAACGAGCGGTCCACGGACAAAAGCCGAGGTTTCTCTGGATCGGCTGTTCGGATTCGCGTGTGCCGCCCGGAGAGATTACCGGATCGGAGCCCGGCGAGCTGTTCGTCCACCGAAACATCGCAAATCAGGTATCCGAAAGCGACTTGAGCGTGGTGAGCGTGCTGCAGTACGCGGTAGAAGTGCTACAGGTAGAGCATGTCATCGTGTGCGGACATTATCATTGCGGCGGGGTCTTCCATGCAATCCACGATGAGGAGGACAAGGGCGTGATCGGACAATGGCTTGACCAAGTGAGGGCGATTTACCGTAGCCACGCGGGCGAACTCGACTGCATATCCGACTCCGCACTGCGCTTCGACCGCATGGTCGAGCTCAATGTCACCACGCAACTGAGGAATGTCGCCCGGACGGCCATCGTGCGGAAGGCTTGGGAGAAGAAGCAGGGGCTTCACCTGCACGGGTGGGTCTATGACTTGCGAACCGGGAAATTGAAGGAGCTTGAGACTCTCGACACACCCGACAAATCCAGTCCAGCATGA
- a CDS encoding thioredoxin domain-containing protein: MMLAGFTRIIGLTLFLISVVVIPLATAGIGEITDDGRIRGRVDAPVTLIEYSDFTCGYCLKFFRDTWPKLQAKYVETGKLRFVYRDYPRADRGVGVEAAVAARCAGAQGRYWAMHDRLFGEGGRLDSAAFRGYAKSIGLDQVVFAQCVDERRYLESIFQDRQEANRWGFHGTPGFILMHTVGGATEQEPAVAIPGAFPFDDFAEEIERLLRSAPRS, encoded by the coding sequence ATGATGTTGGCTGGTTTTACACGAATCATCGGCCTGACGTTGTTTCTGATAAGTGTGGTGGTTATTCCACTCGCCACCGCTGGAATCGGTGAGATCACGGACGATGGACGTATTCGGGGCCGCGTCGATGCCCCAGTCACTTTGATCGAGTATTCAGACTTTACCTGCGGCTATTGCCTGAAATTTTTCCGCGACACCTGGCCGAAACTGCAGGCCAAGTACGTCGAAACCGGCAAGCTGCGGTTCGTATACCGCGATTACCCTCGAGCAGATCGAGGGGTGGGAGTCGAAGCGGCTGTGGCGGCCCGGTGTGCCGGGGCACAGGGTCGCTATTGGGCCATGCATGACCGATTGTTTGGCGAAGGGGGGCGCTTGGACTCAGCGGCCTTTCGGGGCTACGCGAAGTCCATCGGCCTCGATCAAGTAGTTTTTGCTCAGTGTGTTGATGAACGGCGGTACCTGGAGTCCATATTCCAAGACCGTCAGGAGGCCAACCGCTGGGGGTTTCATGGGACTCCCGGGTTTATTTTGATGCATACGGTCGGAGGAGCCACGGAACAGGAACCGGCAGTGGCTATCCCCGGGGCATTCCCGTTTGACGACTTTGCGGAGGAGATCGAGCGTTTGTTGCGCAGTGCACCGCGTTCCTAG
- a CDS encoding SulP family inorganic anion transporter: protein MQFDASVLAPTRSNFLKHDGPAGLVVFLVALPLCLGVAHASGAPLFAGIIAGIVGGCLISILSGSQISVSGPAAGLVVIVITAIQTLGSYQAFLVAVVLCGVIQIVMGILGAGAIGDYVPNSVIKGMLAGIGLVIVLKQIPHALGHDLDWIGDLSFLEAGNMNTLSAIFADAAPILGGPLLISVLSLIILVVWEKLASGGARFFGVVPGSLAVVALGIIVNHVFQIVAPALYISDPQHLVELPVAQSFQDLTHQFTIPDFSAIADSNVWSISLTLAIVASIESLLSLEAADRIDPYRRISPPSRELWAQGAGNVVSGFLGGLPVTSVVLRTSANVYAGGRTWMAAFVHGFLLLASALLIPQLLNQIPLACLAAILIMVGYKLTKPDMYQSVYRLGMTQFIPFLVTVMAIVFTDLLKGVLLGLACGLFFVLRSNHRDAVTVVSRGNACLIRLNKDTTFINKSELRTKLRAIERGTDVLIDGTKASYIDRDILEVVEDFRKMADHQDITVELKHIAGKILGPET from the coding sequence ATGCAGTTTGATGCGAGTGTTCTGGCACCAACTCGAAGTAATTTCCTGAAGCACGATGGACCAGCAGGCCTCGTCGTCTTCCTGGTCGCACTACCTCTGTGTCTGGGTGTGGCCCACGCCTCCGGTGCGCCGCTGTTCGCTGGCATCATCGCCGGAATTGTCGGCGGCTGCCTGATTTCGATCCTGTCTGGTTCACAGATCAGTGTGAGTGGCCCGGCCGCTGGACTCGTCGTGATTGTCATCACAGCGATTCAGACACTTGGTTCGTATCAAGCGTTCCTGGTCGCGGTGGTCCTTTGCGGGGTCATTCAGATCGTGATGGGAATACTGGGTGCCGGGGCGATTGGCGATTATGTGCCGAATTCCGTCATCAAGGGGATGCTTGCTGGGATCGGGTTAGTGATCGTGCTCAAGCAGATTCCACACGCACTCGGCCATGATCTCGACTGGATTGGTGACTTGAGCTTTCTGGAAGCCGGCAACATGAACACATTGTCGGCCATTTTCGCCGACGCCGCTCCAATTCTCGGCGGGCCGCTCCTCATTTCGGTCCTGAGTTTGATCATCCTTGTCGTCTGGGAGAAGCTTGCCTCAGGAGGTGCGCGCTTTTTCGGAGTTGTGCCCGGCTCACTCGCGGTTGTCGCGCTGGGTATTATCGTGAATCACGTCTTCCAAATTGTGGCTCCGGCGCTGTACATCAGCGATCCGCAGCACCTCGTGGAGCTGCCGGTCGCCCAATCATTCCAGGATCTGACCCATCAATTCACCATCCCCGATTTTTCTGCAATTGCAGACTCGAATGTTTGGTCAATCAGCCTGACGCTGGCCATTGTCGCAAGCATCGAAAGCCTTTTGTCGCTCGAGGCTGCAGATCGCATTGATCCGTACAGGCGGATCTCGCCTCCCAGTCGGGAACTCTGGGCGCAAGGGGCAGGCAACGTGGTCTCGGGGTTCCTCGGGGGCTTACCTGTTACCAGCGTTGTCCTTCGTACCTCCGCCAACGTGTATGCCGGCGGTCGTACCTGGATGGCTGCATTTGTTCACGGGTTCCTCTTGCTGGCAAGTGCACTCCTGATACCGCAATTGTTGAATCAGATCCCCCTTGCCTGCCTGGCGGCTATCCTCATCATGGTTGGATACAAACTGACGAAACCGGATATGTACCAGTCCGTCTACCGGCTGGGCATGACCCAATTCATCCCCTTCCTCGTGACCGTGATGGCCATTGTGTTTACAGACCTCCTAAAGGGAGTACTACTTGGCCTGGCATGCGGGCTCTTTTTCGTACTCCGCAGTAACCACCGCGATGCAGTCACCGTTGTCAGCAGGGGCAATGCCTGCCTCATTCGTCTGAATAAGGATACGACATTCATCAACAAGAGTGAGCTTAGAACGAAACTGCGAGCCATCGAACGGGGTACCGATGTGTTGATCGACGGAACGAAGGCATCCTACATCGATCGCGACATTCTTGAAGTGGTGGAAGACTTTCGGAAGATGGCCGACCACCAAGACATCACGGTAGAACTGAAACATATTGCAGGCAAAATACTCGGACCGGAGACCTAG
- a CDS encoding nitrate reductase, translated as MSENSDELNGLTRRELTKILGASVGLACLAPLAGCGELWERQPVIPVDIWHKGVCRFCGTGCGVMIGLKDNKIADVKGDDEGHNRGRLCIKGLATRDILYTEGRALYPMIRKNGEFQRASWDEAMALVAQKFKESIETHGPDSVAFYGSGQLFTQESYTANKLFKAGIGTNNVDGNPRLCMASAVTGYTTTFGKDEPAGCFEDMDDAECFFITGSNTLECHPILWERVRDRKRSHPDTKIIVVDPRKTFTARHADLYLPIYPGTDVSLYNAMIHVFLEQKFVDADMVEHYLSFQEGEANRTFDDFKRHIANFTPEAAAKTCGITPRDIREAAFLFASSKATMSLWTMGLNQQAQGTASNRLVCAMHLLTGHFGRPGATPFSLTGQPNACGGVRDTGSLAHALPNGRLVANPKHREEMEDLWNVPRGRISPKPGFHAVALFDAMNRGAVKCCLVMCTNPGQTLPNVTAYREGMEKAFLVVVDAFHPTETTQFADVVLPAALWVEEEGVTGNAERRYHLTPKLVDPPGEAKSDLEILVDLADRLGHGDLISARTPKDVWDEWRRVSAQSKYNFEGITYERLQKERGLLWPCPTETHPGTKRRYVPGEDPMATGTGRFDFYGKPDGRATVWLDHQEEPLDPYTAEFPLIFNTGRILEHWHTMTITGKAPTLQGIHPDYLEIHPYDAYQLQIKDGDPVVVKSRRGEVELRARLTEVVRPGMVFATMHSAKHLVNQSTQDVYDPYSKQPAYKRCAVAVRRKMA; from the coding sequence ATGTCGGAGAACTCGGATGAACTAAATGGATTGACCCGCCGGGAACTCACTAAGATCCTGGGAGCCTCCGTCGGACTGGCCTGCCTTGCGCCCCTGGCCGGCTGTGGCGAGCTTTGGGAACGCCAACCGGTCATCCCCGTTGACATCTGGCACAAGGGCGTCTGCCGGTTCTGCGGAACGGGCTGCGGCGTTATGATCGGCCTTAAGGATAATAAAATTGCCGACGTGAAAGGGGACGACGAGGGCCACAACCGCGGTCGCCTCTGTATCAAGGGCTTGGCCACCCGTGACATTCTCTACACCGAAGGCCGCGCCCTGTACCCGATGATCCGGAAGAATGGTGAGTTCCAGCGGGCGAGCTGGGACGAAGCCATGGCGCTGGTGGCGCAAAAGTTCAAGGAATCGATCGAGACACATGGGCCGGACAGTGTGGCCTTCTATGGGAGTGGGCAGCTCTTCACGCAGGAGAGTTACACCGCGAATAAATTGTTCAAGGCCGGGATCGGCACCAACAATGTCGATGGGAACCCGCGCTTGTGCATGGCGTCGGCCGTCACCGGTTACACGACGACCTTTGGCAAGGATGAGCCAGCGGGCTGTTTCGAAGACATGGACGATGCCGAGTGTTTTTTTATCACGGGATCAAACACTCTGGAGTGCCATCCGATACTCTGGGAACGCGTGCGGGACCGTAAGCGGAGTCACCCGGATACCAAGATCATCGTCGTGGACCCGCGCAAAACCTTTACGGCACGGCACGCGGACCTATATCTACCCATCTATCCGGGGACGGACGTCTCCCTCTACAACGCGATGATTCACGTGTTTCTCGAACAGAAATTCGTCGACGCGGACATGGTCGAACACTATCTCTCATTTCAGGAAGGCGAAGCGAACCGGACGTTCGACGACTTCAAGCGGCACATTGCGAACTTTACGCCGGAGGCGGCGGCCAAAACCTGCGGCATCACTCCGCGGGATATTCGCGAAGCGGCCTTTCTCTTCGCCTCGTCGAAGGCCACGATGTCGTTGTGGACCATGGGGCTGAACCAGCAAGCGCAGGGGACTGCGTCCAACCGGCTGGTCTGCGCGATGCATCTCCTGACGGGACACTTTGGCCGTCCCGGCGCCACACCGTTTTCGTTGACTGGTCAGCCGAACGCCTGCGGCGGGGTGCGCGACACCGGCTCGCTCGCGCATGCGCTGCCGAACGGACGTCTGGTGGCCAACCCCAAGCACCGGGAGGAAATGGAGGATTTGTGGAATGTCCCGCGCGGGCGGATCAGTCCGAAGCCAGGCTTCCATGCCGTCGCTTTGTTTGACGCAATGAACCGCGGGGCAGTGAAATGCTGTCTAGTGATGTGCACCAATCCTGGACAGACGCTCCCCAACGTCACGGCCTACCGGGAAGGGATGGAGAAGGCCTTCTTGGTCGTGGTGGACGCGTTTCATCCGACGGAAACGACACAATTCGCCGACGTGGTGCTGCCTGCCGCCCTATGGGTCGAGGAGGAAGGCGTCACGGGTAACGCGGAGCGACGCTATCACCTCACTCCAAAACTCGTGGACCCACCTGGGGAAGCTAAAAGTGACCTCGAAATTCTGGTGGACCTGGCGGACCGCCTCGGCCACGGTGATCTGATCTCAGCCAGAACTCCGAAAGACGTGTGGGATGAATGGCGTAGGGTCTCAGCCCAGTCGAAATACAACTTTGAAGGCATTACCTACGAGCGGTTGCAGAAAGAGCGCGGGCTTCTCTGGCCCTGCCCGACGGAGACGCATCCGGGTACGAAACGGCGGTACGTCCCGGGTGAAGATCCCATGGCGACGGGCACGGGCCGGTTCGATTTCTACGGAAAACCGGATGGACGAGCCACCGTCTGGCTGGATCATCAGGAAGAACCGCTTGATCCCTACACCGCCGAGTTTCCGCTGATCTTCAACACGGGCCGGATTCTAGAGCACTGGCATACGATGACCATCACTGGTAAGGCACCTACACTTCAGGGTATCCACCCCGACTACCTGGAGATCCACCCCTACGATGCCTATCAGTTACAAATCAAGGACGGTGATCCGGTTGTGGTGAAGAGCCGGCGCGGAGAAGTCGAGCTGCGGGCTCGTCTGACGGAGGTTGTGCGGCCAGGGATGGTGTTCGCAACCATGCACTCCGCCAAGCATCTGGTGAACCAATCCACTCAGGACGTCTACGATCCTTATTCGAAGCAACCAGCCTACAAACGTTGTGCGGTCGCAGTTCGGCGGAAGATGGCCTAG
- a CDS encoding NapC/NirT family cytochrome c: MTEQLGSRRNQLIVLMAFLAEAWLAASPAWAVETHGRWSDVDVLRGIGIAAAVGGILLLILVQHVYRNKLQHSTYRRLLLIGLFVLPIIVTWSTTRTVMEGTKSVQACMSCHVMQPFVNDMENPSSPTLAARHYRNNWIAKDQCYSCHVTYGATGTVEGKRDGFRHWLYYITNTYADPIQYAGSYDNSNCMNCHRGTGKWERVKSHQALVAELAADRIACISCHGPPHPLPSERKKMASRITTTAELGGHYGNDQRP; the protein is encoded by the coding sequence ATGACAGAACAACTCGGGTCTCGCCGGAATCAGTTGATTGTCCTCATGGCGTTCCTTGCGGAAGCGTGGCTAGCGGCCTCTCCTGCATGGGCGGTCGAGACGCACGGCAGATGGTCAGACGTTGATGTCTTGCGCGGGATAGGCATAGCGGCCGCAGTGGGGGGCATCCTTCTGCTCATTCTGGTTCAGCACGTGTACCGAAACAAACTTCAGCATAGTACCTATCGGCGCCTGCTCCTCATCGGGTTGTTTGTGCTGCCGATTATCGTGACCTGGAGTACCACGAGGACGGTCATGGAGGGGACCAAGTCGGTGCAGGCCTGCATGTCCTGCCACGTGATGCAGCCCTTCGTCAACGACATGGAAAATCCAAGCAGCCCGACGTTGGCCGCGCGGCACTACCGGAACAACTGGATTGCGAAAGACCAGTGCTACTCCTGTCACGTGACCTACGGCGCGACCGGTACCGTGGAAGGTAAACGAGACGGATTCCGACACTGGCTGTATTACATCACCAATACCTACGCGGATCCCATTCAGTACGCGGGCAGTTACGACAATTCCAATTGTATGAACTGCCATCGAGGAACCGGCAAGTGGGAGCGTGTGAAGAGCCATCAAGCGCTCGTGGCAGAGCTTGCAGCAGACCGCATCGCATGTATCTCCTGTCACGGACCGCCCCATCCCCTACCGAGCGAGCGAAAAAAGATGGCGAGCCGAATAACAACGACCGCGGAGCTGGGAGGTCATTATGGAAACGACCAACGTCCCTGA
- a CDS encoding deoxyhypusine synthase family protein, which yields MAAREFHDGAKDGLEPLEPLDPEKIRSFEDLLTAMRKTAFGGRRLGEAFEVLWSMIDDPDCSVILTLSGAMTIAKMGKIVSTMIDHGMVQGIVSTGALIAHGLSESIGKTHYRHRPSMSDEELFRKGYNRVYDTLEMEANLNYVEHIVAQTLKRINHEQPLSSEILTRELGKTLAEDFEGDGILKSAYLKKIPVYIPAFTDSEMGLDVGTWAMSREIDRARSQGKGTNDLEVLRFINRSCPSFNPYLDLNSYTNVVTSTKRLGIFTIGGGVPRNWAQQVGPYIEIANMRLGLNVKPPRFQYGVRICPEPDYWGGLSGCTYQEGISWGKFVPPEEGGRFAEVLSDATVVWPLLMVGLLERKKAKQPKRT from the coding sequence ATGGCTGCACGTGAGTTCCACGACGGTGCGAAAGACGGGCTTGAACCGCTTGAGCCGCTTGATCCGGAAAAGATCCGATCCTTCGAAGATCTCCTAACCGCCATGCGCAAAACAGCTTTTGGCGGCCGCCGATTGGGCGAAGCCTTCGAAGTGCTGTGGTCGATGATCGATGATCCAGATTGTTCGGTGATCCTGACGCTGTCCGGTGCGATGACGATCGCCAAAATGGGCAAAATCGTCAGCACCATGATCGACCACGGCATGGTCCAGGGTATTGTTTCGACGGGCGCGTTGATCGCACATGGGCTCAGCGAATCCATCGGGAAAACACACTATCGCCATCGCCCGTCGATGAGTGACGAAGAACTGTTCAGGAAGGGTTACAATCGTGTCTACGACACACTGGAGATGGAAGCTAATCTGAACTACGTCGAGCACATTGTTGCGCAGACACTGAAGCGGATCAACCACGAGCAGCCGCTGTCCTCCGAAATCCTGACACGCGAACTGGGGAAGACGCTGGCCGAGGATTTTGAAGGTGATGGGATCCTCAAGAGCGCGTACCTTAAGAAGATTCCGGTGTATATCCCCGCATTCACTGATTCAGAAATGGGCCTGGATGTCGGCACGTGGGCGATGAGTCGTGAAATCGATCGGGCGCGATCGCAGGGGAAAGGCACCAATGATCTTGAGGTGCTCCGTTTCATCAACCGGTCTTGTCCTTCTTTCAACCCCTACCTCGATCTCAATAGCTATACCAATGTCGTGACATCCACCAAACGACTGGGCATTTTTACGATTGGTGGAGGCGTCCCACGCAATTGGGCACAACAAGTCGGCCCCTACATCGAAATCGCCAACATGCGGCTGGGGCTGAATGTGAAACCGCCTCGGTTTCAATATGGCGTGCGAATCTGTCCGGAGCCGGACTATTGGGGTGGGTTGAGTGGGTGTACGTATCAAGAAGGCATTTCGTGGGGGAAATTTGTCCCTCCTGAGGAAGGCGGCCGTTTTGCTGAAGTGTTGAGCGACGCGACTGTCGTGTGGCCGTTATTGATGGTCGGGTTGCTGGAGAGGAAGAAGGCCAAACAGCCCAAGCGTACATGA